GCATCCTGGAGAGCGCGCGCGGCCAGACACCACTGTTGCTGTTCGCCGGGGACACCGCCACGACGCACGGCGACTACGGCCAGTTCCTGGACCAGGCGCCGCTGCTCGACGCGGTCGGGGTCGCCCACCGCCGCCTCGACGAGCCGCACCGGGTCGGCCCGGAGATCGCCGAGGCGGCCCGGCGTGCCGTGCACGATCGTCGGCCGGTGGTGTTGACGGTGCCGCTGGACGTGCAACGCAAGCCGGTCGAGGCGTTGGTCGAGCCGGTCGGGCCGCCCGAACCGGCACCGCATCCGCTTCCGGACGCCGCCGCTCTGGACACCGCCGTGGAGGCGATCCGGCGGAGCCGTCGACCGGTGCTGGTGGCGGGTCGTGGCGCACTCGCACCCCCGGCCCGGGCGGCGCTGATCGAGCTGGCCGAGCGGGCCGGTGCGGTGCTCGGCACGACCCTGCACGCCGACGGGCTGTTCGCCGGTGAGCCGTGGAACGTGGGGCTGCTCGGCGCGCACTGCACCGCGTACGCCGCCGATCTGATGGCGACGGCGGACCTGATCCTGGCGTTCGGCACCGGCCTGGACCGGTACACCACCCGGGGCGGGCACCTCTTCCCGCAGGTGCGGGAGATCGTGCACTGCGAGCTTGATCCCCGGCGTGCCGCGTCGGCCCCGGTCACCGTCCGGTTGACCGGGGACACCACGGCAACCGCCCGGTCCCTCGCCGCCGAACTGCGGCGCGGCGGGCATCGGGCCACCGGCTTCCGCACCGGGCCGTGGGATCCGCCGCCGCCGTCCCCGGCGTCCGCGACCGGCACACCGGCACCCGGCTTCGTCGACCTCACCGATTTGCTGTCCACACTGGACGCGTGGCTGCCGGCACACCGGTCGGTGGTGCAGGAGAGCAGCCACGCGGCCGGGAACGCGGTGGGTCACCTGCGGGTCGCCGCACCCCGGGCACGGGTCAGCACGTTCGACTTCGAGTCGATCGGGTTGGGCCTGGCGACCGCCGTCGGCACCGCCGTGGGCCGCCCCGACGCCCCGACGGTCGCCGCCGTCGGTGACGGAGGCGCGCTGATGGCCCTCGGCGAGCTGGAGACGGCGGTCCGCCACCGGTTGCCGATCCTGCTGCTGGTGCTCAACGACAGCGCCTACGGCGCGGAGGCGCGGGAACTGGAGATGCGCGGCCTGCCCATCACCGACGCGTTGTTCCCGACCACCGACTTCGCCGCCGTCGGCCGGGCGCTGGGGGCGGCCGGGACGGTGGTCCGGGACGTCTCCGACCTGGTGGCGATCCGCGACTGGATCGCCCGCCCGGAGGGGCCGTACGTCCTGGACTGCCGGCTCGACCCGACCCTGGTCTCCGGTTGGTTCCAGCTCGCCATCGCCTCGCCCGAGGGCTACCTGCGCCGGCCACGGTGGCAGCCATGCTGAGACGCCGGCCGGCAGCGGTCGGGCAGGAGGGACGACACTCGTGATCGTCATCATCGGAGCCGGCCCGGCCGGTCTGTCGGCGGCCTACCATCTCGGCGACGAGGAGTACACCGTCCTGGAGTCGGAGGCGGAGCCAGGTGGCCTCTGCCGCTCCTTCGACCTGGGGGGCGCCACCTTCGACCTCGGTGGGCACGCCTTCTTCACCAAGCACGACGACGTCCGGGAGCTGGTCGAGCAGCTCTGCGAGCCGGGCGTGTACGCGCAGCCCCGCGAGGCGTGGGTGCACAGTCACGACACCTTCGTCCGGTACCCCTTCCAGAGTCATCTGCACGGTCTGCCCTCGGAGGTGGTGGAGGAGTGCCTGGTCGGCCTCTACGAGGCCGCCCGCCGGCAGCCGCTCGCCGCGCCACCGGCGAACCTGCGGGAGTGGATCGAGCTGACCTTCGGGCCCGGCATCGCGGCCCGTTTCCTGCTGCCCTACAACGAGAAGCTGTGGGCCTTCCCGCTGACCGAGATCGCGCCGGGCTGGACCAGCAACCGGGTGGTCACCCCGGACGTGGCGGCGATCGTCGGTGGGGCGTTACGGCCCGACCGTTTCTCCGACTTCCCGAACGCCGTCGTGCGGTATCCGGCCACCGGTGGCTTCGCCAACCTCTACCAGGGCTTTCTGCGTACGGTCGGCGACCGGATCCGGCGGCACGACGTCGTGGAGGTCCGTCCCGGTGAGTCGACGGTGCGGGTCGAGGGTGGCGCCACGATCGACTACGACCATCTCGTCTCCACCATGCCGCTGGACGAGTTGGTGCGACGCACCGACGGTCTCGACGACTGCTGCCGGGACGCCGCCGCCGAGCTGCGGCACAACAGTCTCCATCTGGTGAACCTGGTCTTCGACCGGCCGGCCATGACCGAGATGCAGCGGGTCTACTGCGCCGATCCCGACATCCCGTTCCACAAGCTGGTGCTGAACTCGAACTCCAATCCCGAGTTGCGCGCGCGCCCGTGCTTCGGCATCCAGGCCGAGGTGAGCTTCTCCGCGCACAAGCGGGTCGACCCGGAGGGCCTGCCGGATCGGGTGTTGGCGGCGCTGCGCCGCATCGGGATCGCCGGGGCCGACGACCGGGTGAGCGCCGCGAGTGTGGTCACCGTGCCTCGGGCGTACCCGGTGCAGACGCCGGGGACCGTCGAGGCGCGCGGGCATCTGCTGGAGGAGTTCCGGCGGCGGCGGATCCACTGTGCCGGCCGGTTCGGTGAGTGGCTCTATATCAACTCGGACGACGCGGTGCTGCGCGGCCGGGTCCGGGCCGAGGAGATCCTGGCGGACCGGGCCGGTGGCTCAGTCGACTGACTCCGCCGGGGGCAGTCCCAGCACGGTGGTCATCCACGGCAGCGCGACCTGGAGTTGACGGAGCTGGAACTCGCGGACCAGCGGCAGCTTCGGCAGGAACGGCAGACCGGCCCGGCTGGCGAAGAAGCCGGTGACCAGGGTGACCACCCTCGGGTCGGGATCGGTGAGCAGATCGGCCGGCTGCGGTCCGCCTTCCAGGGTGAGGCTGGGCAGCCAGAACGCGAGGTCGAACTGCGGATTGCCGAGGGCGGCGTGATTCCAGTCGAACAGCACCGGCTGGGTGCCACGGAAGCAGAGGTTGTCACTGCGGACGTCGAGGTGGGTGACCGAGTCGCCGTCCATGCCGGCGAAGTCCGCGGCGTCGAGAATGGTGGGCAGGCACTTGTCCAGCCACTGCGGGGAACAGACCCGCAACGCCAGGAACTGTGCCGGGTCGCGGGCGATCTCGGGCCAGCCGCCCTGGCCGTACTGCGTCTGTGAGGCGGGGATCAGGCCGTCGATGGCGGGGCGCGCCGCCAGGTCGCGCAGCGTGTCCCGGACCGCCCGGAGCTGCTCGGGAGACCAGGGCGGCGGCCAGGTCGAGGCGGAGAGATCCTCCAGCACGAGCACGGGCAGCTCACCGTCGTCGTGCCAGCCGAGCAACTCCGGCATGAACGGCGCGTGCAACTGCTGGTAGACGGCGTGCTCGCGGCGCAACCAGATCGCTCCGGGCTCGTCGTCGGCGTGTTTGACGAAGACGGTGCGGCCGTCGTCGAGCCGGGCGAGCCACCGCCGGTTGTTCGAATATCCACGCCGGACGCGGACCGCGTCCACCACCCGCTGCCCGGTCGCGTGGGCGATCCGTTCCGCCTCGTCGATCGCGATCACCGCGTCCGCCTGCATCGAGTCACGATAACAGAGGGCGTGATCAACCAATTCACGCCGGTCACCCATCACCGGGAACGACGATCAATGGGTATTGCCCGCTCGACGGCCACCCCATATCGTCTGGCAATGCTGACTCGACCGGGCGGATCCGCTGTCACGACGGATGTTCACGGCCGGGTCGACGCGCGGTGATCAGGGCGGAGGGGCTCTCCAAGACGTTCCGGCGGTACGAACGTGAGCCGGGCGTGCTGGGTAGCCTCCGGACCCTGTTCAGCCGGCGTCACACCACGGTGACCGCGGTGGACGAGGTCTCCTTCGAGGTGGCGGCCGGCTCCCGGGTGGCGTACCTCGGGGCGAACGGTGCCGGCAAGTCCACCACGGTCAAGCTGCTGACCGGCGTGACGACCCCGACCAGCGGGCGGTGCACGGTCGACGGGATCGAGCCGTACCGCGAGCGGGTCCGCAACAGCGGAAACATCGGTGTCGTGTTCGGTCATCGCAGCCAACTGTGGTGGGACCTGTCGGTGCCGGACTCGTTCCGGATCCTCAAGCACATCTACGACATCGACGAGGCCGTCTACCGGCGCAACCTGTCGCTGTTCCGGGACGTGCTCGACATCGACGCGCTGGGCACCACCCCGATCCGGGAACTCAGCCTCGGGCAGCGGATGCGCGCGGAGATCGCGGCCAGTCTGCTGCACACCCCCGCCGTGGTCTTCTGGGACGAACCCACGATCGGCCTGGACCTGGTGCTCAAGGAGGCCGTCCGGGACCTGGCCAACCAGATCAACCGGGACCACGGCACGACGATCTTCCTCACCAGCCACGACATCAGTGACATCTCCGCCATCTGCGACCAGGTACTGGTGGTCGACCAGGGCCGGATCGTGCACCAGGGCACGCTCGCGGCGCTGCTGCGGACGGCCCGCCATCGGGCGGTGCACTTCGACCACCGGGGAGACGAGTCGCCGGGACAGGTGGCGGCCCGGATCGAGGAGGCGCTGACCGGCACCAGCGTCTCCGTCGACGACCAGCGGCGGGTGACGATCAGCTTTCCCGTCGACCGGCTCACCGCCCGGGAGGTACTCACCTGGGTGCTGCACCGCTTCGACGTGACCGATTGTTTCGCGCCGGAGCCGGACCTGCAGACGGTGCTGCGGGAGATCTACGGTGGTCGCCAGCCGGCGCGGAGCACGGCTGAATGACGGTCGGCGTCCCCTCCCTGCGTCTGCGCCGCTACCTGCCGTTCGCGGTGAGCGGCCTGCAGGCGACCCTGCAGTACCGTGCGAGCTTCTTCGTCAGCCTCGCCACCACGGCGACCAGCACCGCCGTGGTGGTCTTCCTGTGGCGTGCGGTCTACGCGTCCAGCCCCGACACGGGCCCCGGCGGCTTCGGGATCGAGGGCATCACCACCTATCTGATCGCCGCCCAGGTGCTCGGTGTGCTGCACGCCAACCAGGTCGACAGCGAGATCGGGCAGGACATCCTGCGCGGTGACATCGCCGTCGCGCTGATCCGTCCGGTCAGCTACCCGGTGATGCGGATCTTCACCGCCCTGCCGGTGCTGATCACGAATCTGCTGATGGTGGGCCTGCCCACGTTGTTGATCTTTGCGGTGCTCTTCCCCCTACAGTCCCCGGCCCCGGTGGACCTGCTGCTGTTCCTGGCCGCGGTGCCGTCCTCGGTGGTCATCGCGTTCAGCCTCAACATGCTGGTCGGGCTCTGCGGCATCGTCACCACCAACATCTGGGGCATCCGCATCGTCAAGGAGAGCGTCGTGGTGTTCTTCGCCGGTCAGCTCGTACCACTCGACCTGATGCCGGCACCGCTGGCCGCCGCCGCCTCGGTCCTGCCCTTCCAGTCCATGGTGTACGCGCCGGTCCGTCTGCTGACCGGCCGGTACGACGGCGCGTCCGACGCGGCGCTCGTCCTGGCCGGGCAGGTGGGTTGGGCGGTGCTGCTCGCCGGCGCGTGCGCGGTGCTGTGGCGGGTGTTCGTCCGACGCGTACAGGTCCTCGGCGGATGACCCGCCCCGGTCGTACGCCGCTGCGCTACGCGCGGCTGACCTGGTTCCTCGGCGGGGTCAGCCTCCGGCGACTCGTGGCGTACCGCACCGACTTCCTGCTCGGTGGCGTCGGTTTCCTGCTCCGGGTCGGCGTCCAGGTCCTGCTGATCGGCAGCATCTTCCAGTTGGTGCCCACGGTCGGCGGCTGGTCCCTGGACAAGGTGTTGTTCCTGCTCGGCTTCGCGCTGCTGCCCCGCGGGCTGGACCGGCTCTTCACCGACTACCTGTGGGTGGTCGCGTGGCAGTTGATCCGCAGCGGTGACTTCTACCGGCACCTGATCCGTCCGGTGAACCCGCTGTTCAGCGTCCTGTCGGAGCGGTTCTTCTGGCCCGACGCGCTCGGCGAGCTGCTGGTCGGGTTCGCGCTGCTCGGGTACGCGGGCCGGCGACTGGGGCTGGACGTGGACGCCGAGATGGTCCTGGTCGGTGCCGGTCTGGTCCTCTGCGGCACGCTGATCTACACCGGGATCAAGCTCATCTTCGCCTCGATCGCCTTCTGGACGATCACCAGCCAACCCGCGATGCACGCCGCCAACCAGCTCTCCGAGTTCGCGGCGTTCCCGCTGGAGATCTACCCGGGCGTGCTGCGGTCCGTGCTGACGTGGGTGCTGCCGTTCGCGTTCACCGCGTACATCCCGGTGGAGTTCCTGCTCGGCGGCGACGGCCGGTTGGTCTGGCTCACCCCGCTGGTGGCGGCGGGCGCGCTGTGCGTCGGCTACGGCACCTGGAGCATGGGCATCCGCCGGTACGAGATGACCGGTAGCTGAGAGGAGAGGCATCGGTATGAGAAGACAGCTGCCGCTCGGTGAGCCGCTGGCGCGGGGCTACCAGTTCTATGCGTTCCCGTTGGCGATCCTGGCCACCGAGGCACGGGCCCGAGACTGGATCCTGAGCAACTACATCCACGTCGCCTTCGACCCGAAGGCACCGGACTCGCCGGTGCCGTTCGGCTTCTATCTCTACGACCACGCGATCAGTCCGTGGCTGGAGGTGGTCCGGACCAGCCGCGAGTGGGTCGCGTGCGTCGGCGCGGACATCGTCGCGCTCTGCCGCGACTCCATCGGCGCCGGCTACTACCCCTATCTCAACCTGGACGAGCACCACCTGCCGGGCCGGGCGCCCTACCAGCAGTGGCACCAGACCCACGACGTGCTGCTCAGCGGCGTCGACGACGACGAGGGCACCTTCACCGTCTACGGCTACACGGCGAACGGGTCGCTGCGGACCACCACCGTCGGGCAGGACGACGTCGCCCGCGCGTACGCGAGCCTGGACGAGGTGGAGAACGACTGCTTCCAGGTCTACTTCTACCGGTTGCGACCGGACGCCAGCTACCGGATGCGGTTGCACGTGGTGGGCGGCGCGTTCGAGGAGTACCTGTCCGGTGCCAATCCGAGCCGCCGGGTCGACATGCTCCAGGAGGAGTGGGAGCGGGCCTACGGCGTCGACTCCTACGTGCCGCTGCGCGGGTACCTGCGCGACTACCTCAACGGCGACGCCGCGTACGACATCCGGTACCTGCACGTGCTCTGGGAGCACAAGCGGCTGATGACGGAGCGGTTCCTCCGCCTGGCCGAACTCGCCCCGGCACTGGCACCGCTGGTGGACGACTGCCGTGCGATGCAGACCGACGCGGTGGCGTTGCGCAACGGGATGTTGTGGCACGAGCAGAAGGGACGGTCCTCCCGGTTCGTCGAGGAGGCCATGCCGCGCCTGGAGCGCGTCTTCGACACCGAGGTGCGGGTGCTGCGGCAGGCCGTGGAGGAGATCCGGCGTCATCCGACGCAGGAGCCGGCCACGGATCACCGGCCTGTCCATCAGGGCACGCCCACGGACGCGGGACGGGGTGGCGGGACGTGAGTGTGGACGCGGAGTGCGCGGTGCTCCTGCGGATGCCGACCCTGCGCCCGGACGACCACCTCCAGTTGCGGATCGTCGGCACCGGCACGCAGGACTTCCGGTACGACCAGCGCACCGGCGAGTGGACCGCCACGCTCGATCCGGCGGCGCATCCCGACGGTGTCGAGGTCGTCGTCGTCCTCGACGGCGACCCCCAGCTCGACGGGCCGCTGCACCTGAGCACCGCCGAACTGGCCGCCCCGGCCTGCCGCATCGACGGGCGGGTCCACTTCGCGCGGCACCAGGACGTCCTCGTCGGCGAGTCGCACGTCGCCCGGCACTTCTTCCCCGGCGATCCGGAGTCCACGCGGCGCTACGACGTCATCGTCGTCGGCTCCGGTGCCGGTGGCGGCACCCTGGCGTACCAGCTCGCCGAGACGCCGTGGCGGGGCGGTCGGCCACCGCGCGTCCTGCTGCTGGAGGCCGGTAGCTACCTGTTCGGGACGCACACCGGCAACCTGGCCCGCTACCAACCGGTCGGTCCCGACGTGTACCCCAACATCTTTCACCACTGGGGTGCGTTCGGGCGTCGGCGCTGGCGGGCCGCCGACGCCGAGAGCGCCAAGGCACGCATCGCGCAGGGCCTCAACCTCGGCGGCCGGACCCTGTTCTGGGGAGCCTCGGCACCCCGGATGCACCGGTGGGAGTTCCGCGACTGGCCGGAGACGGTCCGCGACGAGTTGTACGACGTCTGGTACGACCGCGCGGAGCAGCTGACCCGTGTCACTCCCCTGGTCCCGTCGTCGTACCAGACGATGGTCAAGGCGAAGCTGCGGGAGTTGCCCGCGTTGGCCGAGTTCCGGCACTTCGATCCCCCGATGGCGATCGAGTACTGCGGTCCGGTCCCCGGCGCGGTGCCGGCGGGTATCTGGTCGGCTGCCGAACTGCTGCTCAGCCGCGCGATGCAGGACGGCCGCTTCGGCAACCTGCGGGTCCACCTGAACCACGAGGTGGTCGGTGTCGAGCGGGCGGCGGGCGAGGTCACCGGGGTGGTGACGTACGACCACCTGGCCGGCCGGGACCGCACCTACCGACTGGCCGACGACGGCGTGGTGGTGCTGGCCGCCGGCACCGTCGGCACTGCCGCCGTCGCGCAGTCGTCCGGCCTCGCCGAGGACATCCCGCTGGTCGGACGCGGCATCACCGACCATCCCATCCACGTGGTGAAGTTCTGGATGCGGCAGGGCGGGGACTGGTACAGCCGGTTCGACTCCAGCAAGACCGTCTCCCGGCACCTCACCGACGCCGCCGACACCGACCCCGCCCACCCGTACAGCGTCACGCTGGACCTCGGCGCCAACCTGAACCAGTTCCGCTTCGTCAACGCGTTGGAGTTCACCGGCGCGAACCTGGCCACCGTCGACGGGAAGATGCCGGGCGAACTCGTGTTCATGGTCGAGGCGCCGCTGGTCGAGCAGAACGCCGTCACCCTGACCGAGACCCGGCCGGTGGGCGGGAAGCCCGCCGCGCTGCCCACCATCCGCATCCATCCCAGCCCGCGCGCCCACCAGGTCCAGGACGCCCTCGACACGATCACCGCCGATGTGGTGTCCGCCTTCGGAGGCGAGGTGTACGAGCAGCTCTGGGCTCCGCTCGGCGGGGTGTCGCACGAGGTCGGCACCATGCGGATGGGTCGCGACACGCCGGGCCGGGAGCGGCCGGGGGTGGTCGACGAGGACCTGCGCGTCGCCGGCCACCGCAACCTCTATGTCTGCGACCTGTCCGTCTTCCCGAACTCACCGGCGGCCAACCCGACGCTGACGTTGGCGGCGCTGGCCATGCGCCTCGCCGCCCACCTCAGCACCGGACGACTCACCGCCCCCGGGGCGTGTTGATCACCTGGCGTAGTCCGTGCAGGAGTCGGTCGACGTGCTCGGCGGTCGTGCCGATGCCGATGCTGGCCCGGATCGCGTACCCGTCGGTGGGGCGGCCGAGCCGCGTGGCCGCGTCGGCCAACAGCTTCCGGCTGAGCGGGTGGGCGCAGAACAAGCCGTCTCGTACGCCGATGCCGTGCTCGGCGGAGAGCCGGTGGGTGATGTCGGCTGCCCGCCGGTCGGCGACGGTGAAGCTGACGATGCCGACCCGGTCGTGGTCGGCGTCGAACGTGCGCAGTTCCGCCACCTGCGGCAGGGCGCCGAGGCCGTCGCGCAGTCGGGCCAGCAGCTCCTGCTCGTGGTGAGCGAGTACGTCCGGTGCGGCGGCGGAGATGGTGGCACAGGCGGCGGCGAGTGCCACCGCTCCCAGCAGGTTCGGCGTGCCGGCCTCGTGTCGGGCCGGGCCGGTCTGCCACTGCACCTCGGCGGGTTCGTCACCGACGTGCCTGGTGGCTCCACCGCCGGACAGGTACGGGTCGGCGGCGTCGAGCCAGTCGGCGCGGCCGGCCAGGACGCCCGCACCGAAGGGCGCGTACAGCTTGTGCCCGGAGAGCGCCAGGTAGTCGATACCGGCGGAGGCCATGGAGACCGGGCGGTGCGGGGCCAGTTGGGCGGCGTCGACGGCGATCCGCGCGCCGTGCCGATGGGCGATCTCCGCGATCTCGGCCGTCGGCCAGACCTCGCCGGTGACGTTGGAGGCGCCGGTCACCGCCACCAGCACCGGCCCCGCGTCGCCCAGGTCGGCCAGCGCCCGGGTCAGCCCGGAGGTCACCTCGGGCAGGTCGGCGGGCACCGGCAGGCGGTGCACGTTCGGCCAGGCGAGGAGGTTCGCGTGGTGTTCGCCGGCCCAGGTCACCACGGTGGTGTGCGGGGGCAGGGCCCGGGCGAGCAGGTTCATCGCGTCGGTGGTGTTCCGGGTGAAGATCACGTGGTCGTCCGGCCGGACGTCGAGGAAGTCCGCGACGGTCTCACGGGACTGCTCGTACGCCAGCGTGCACCGGCGCGACGCGAGGCCGGCGCCCCGGTGCACGCTGGCGTACCAGGGCAGCAGCTCGGTGACCGCGTCGGCGACCGGGACGAGGCAGGGTGCGGTGGCGGCGTAGTCGAGGTTGGCGTACGCGACGGTGGTGCCGTCGGAGAGACGGACCGAAAGGTCGACGCCGAGCACGGCAGGAGCGATCGTGGGCACACTCGTCCTCAGGTGACAGTGGACCCGTGCGGGTCCGCGCTTGCCTCCGGCGATCGCCGACGGCCTGGTCTCACCCGGAGGCACCCCACCGCGGATACGAGGGTTGCCGGTCAGCAGGCCGGGGCCTTTGCGCTGACACTCTTGACCGCTGCCGATGCTGCCACACGGGCGAGCCCGCCCGCCAGTGCCCGTCGGGCACCCGGCATGTCCCTGTTCGTACGACACGAGACAGCCCCTTGAGTCGTCCCGCCTGACCGGTCGGCTCGCTGTCGCGCCGGTCCGGGTGGCCGCTCGGGAACAGACGTGAATCCGACGCCCCGGGTGCGCGATTGCGCGGGCGCGCTTCACCACGCACAGTGACCACAGTCACCTGCCGCCGATCGGCTCGGAGCCCCTTCGCCGCTGCTCTGTCGGCCATGTGAACGCGGGTCGGCGCGGCATGTCGGTGATTCGACGGAACACTGTCCGGAAAGCGTCTCCACCACGCGGAATAGCACACTCCATGATGGACGGACCAGCGGTTCGACTGTCAGCTTTGCGAAACACTTTCGCGCTCTGATCTGCCCTACGGTGAACCGGCGTTACCGCAGCGACCACGCCGCAACCATTGGGGAACGCATCACCATGCGCATACTCGCCGTGCCCGTCAGGGTGGACGCCCTGTGGCTCGCCACCGACCGGACCGTGACCGGACCGACCGCCGACTTCACCCGCCTGCCGTACGTCGACGCCAGCACCGGCCGGGACGCCGACTTCGGTGAGCGCAACCTCAGCGACGCCATCCTGCCCGGGTCGTTCCAGCAGGACCTGCTGTTGCCGGCCGGCATCCACCTGCACTGGTCACTGCCGGACGCGCTGACCCGGTTGACGCACGGCGCCGCGACCGGCGGTGGTGCGCCCGCCGTCGACCTGCCCCGGGTGCCGAACCGGTGGCTGGTCACCCGGACCGC
Above is a window of Verrucosispora sp. NA02020 DNA encoding:
- a CDS encoding thiamine pyrophosphate-binding protein encodes the protein MRVQEAIAASVHRLGVRHVFGLMGRGNMGFLLDMVHRHGIGYIGARHETNAVTMADAYARSTGRLGVATVSVGPAFSNALTGILESARGQTPLLLFAGDTATTHGDYGQFLDQAPLLDAVGVAHRRLDEPHRVGPEIAEAARRAVHDRRPVVLTVPLDVQRKPVEALVEPVGPPEPAPHPLPDAAALDTAVEAIRRSRRPVLVAGRGALAPPARAALIELAERAGAVLGTTLHADGLFAGEPWNVGLLGAHCTAYAADLMATADLILAFGTGLDRYTTRGGHLFPQVREIVHCELDPRRAASAPVTVRLTGDTTATARSLAAELRRGGHRATGFRTGPWDPPPPSPASATGTPAPGFVDLTDLLSTLDAWLPAHRSVVQESSHAAGNAVGHLRVAAPRARVSTFDFESIGLGLATAVGTAVGRPDAPTVAAVGDGGALMALGELETAVRHRLPILLLVLNDSAYGAEARELEMRGLPITDALFPTTDFAAVGRALGAAGTVVRDVSDLVAIRDWIARPEGPYVLDCRLDPTLVSGWFQLAIASPEGYLRRPRWQPC
- a CDS encoding NAD(P)/FAD-dependent oxidoreductase, which codes for MIVIIGAGPAGLSAAYHLGDEEYTVLESEAEPGGLCRSFDLGGATFDLGGHAFFTKHDDVRELVEQLCEPGVYAQPREAWVHSHDTFVRYPFQSHLHGLPSEVVEECLVGLYEAARRQPLAAPPANLREWIELTFGPGIAARFLLPYNEKLWAFPLTEIAPGWTSNRVVTPDVAAIVGGALRPDRFSDFPNAVVRYPATGGFANLYQGFLRTVGDRIRRHDVVEVRPGESTVRVEGGATIDYDHLVSTMPLDELVRRTDGLDDCCRDAAAELRHNSLHLVNLVFDRPAMTEMQRVYCADPDIPFHKLVLNSNSNPELRARPCFGIQAEVSFSAHKRVDPEGLPDRVLAALRRIGIAGADDRVSAASVVTVPRAYPVQTPGTVEARGHLLEEFRRRRIHCAGRFGEWLYINSDDAVLRGRVRAEEILADRAGGSVD
- a CDS encoding aminotransferase class V-fold PLP-dependent enzyme, producing the protein MLGVDLSVRLSDGTTVAYANLDYAATAPCLVPVADAVTELLPWYASVHRGAGLASRRCTLAYEQSRETVADFLDVRPDDHVIFTRNTTDAMNLLARALPPHTTVVTWAGEHHANLLAWPNVHRLPVPADLPEVTSGLTRALADLGDAGPVLVAVTGASNVTGEVWPTAEIAEIAHRHGARIAVDAAQLAPHRPVSMASAGIDYLALSGHKLYAPFGAGVLAGRADWLDAADPYLSGGGATRHVGDEPAEVQWQTGPARHEAGTPNLLGAVALAAACATISAAAPDVLAHHEQELLARLRDGLGALPQVAELRTFDADHDRVGIVSFTVADRRAADITHRLSAEHGIGVRDGLFCAHPLSRKLLADAATRLGRPTDGYAIRASIGIGTTAEHVDRLLHGLRQVINTPRGR
- a CDS encoding aminoglycoside phosphotransferase family protein; this encodes MQADAVIAIDEAERIAHATGQRVVDAVRVRRGYSNNRRWLARLDDGRTVFVKHADDEPGAIWLRREHAVYQQLHAPFMPELLGWHDDGELPVLVLEDLSASTWPPPWSPEQLRAVRDTLRDLAARPAIDGLIPASQTQYGQGGWPEIARDPAQFLALRVCSPQWLDKCLPTILDAADFAGMDGDSVTHLDVRSDNLCFRGTQPVLFDWNHAALGNPQFDLAFWLPSLTLEGGPQPADLLTDPDPRVVTLVTGFFASRAGLPFLPKLPLVREFQLRQLQVALPWMTTVLGLPPAESVD
- a CDS encoding ABC transporter permease, giving the protein MTRPGRTPLRYARLTWFLGGVSLRRLVAYRTDFLLGGVGFLLRVGVQVLLIGSIFQLVPTVGGWSLDKVLFLLGFALLPRGLDRLFTDYLWVVAWQLIRSGDFYRHLIRPVNPLFSVLSERFFWPDALGELLVGFALLGYAGRRLGLDVDAEMVLVGAGLVLCGTLIYTGIKLIFASIAFWTITSQPAMHAANQLSEFAAFPLEIYPGVLRSVLTWVLPFAFTAYIPVEFLLGGDGRLVWLTPLVAAGALCVGYGTWSMGIRRYEMTGS
- a CDS encoding ABC-2 family transporter protein encodes the protein MTVGVPSLRLRRYLPFAVSGLQATLQYRASFFVSLATTATSTAVVVFLWRAVYASSPDTGPGGFGIEGITTYLIAAQVLGVLHANQVDSEIGQDILRGDIAVALIRPVSYPVMRIFTALPVLITNLLMVGLPTLLIFAVLFPLQSPAPVDLLLFLAAVPSSVVIAFSLNMLVGLCGIVTTNIWGIRIVKESVVVFFAGQLVPLDLMPAPLAAAASVLPFQSMVYAPVRLLTGRYDGASDAALVLAGQVGWAVLLAGACAVLWRVFVRRVQVLGG
- a CDS encoding ATP-binding cassette domain-containing protein, which gives rise to MIRAEGLSKTFRRYEREPGVLGSLRTLFSRRHTTVTAVDEVSFEVAAGSRVAYLGANGAGKSTTVKLLTGVTTPTSGRCTVDGIEPYRERVRNSGNIGVVFGHRSQLWWDLSVPDSFRILKHIYDIDEAVYRRNLSLFRDVLDIDALGTTPIRELSLGQRMRAEIAASLLHTPAVVFWDEPTIGLDLVLKEAVRDLANQINRDHGTTIFLTSHDISDISAICDQVLVVDQGRIVHQGTLAALLRTARHRAVHFDHRGDESPGQVAARIEEALTGTSVSVDDQRRVTISFPVDRLTAREVLTWVLHRFDVTDCFAPEPDLQTVLREIYGGRQPARSTAE
- a CDS encoding GMC oxidoreductase, with protein sequence MSVDAECAVLLRMPTLRPDDHLQLRIVGTGTQDFRYDQRTGEWTATLDPAAHPDGVEVVVVLDGDPQLDGPLHLSTAELAAPACRIDGRVHFARHQDVLVGESHVARHFFPGDPESTRRYDVIVVGSGAGGGTLAYQLAETPWRGGRPPRVLLLEAGSYLFGTHTGNLARYQPVGPDVYPNIFHHWGAFGRRRWRAADAESAKARIAQGLNLGGRTLFWGASAPRMHRWEFRDWPETVRDELYDVWYDRAEQLTRVTPLVPSSYQTMVKAKLRELPALAEFRHFDPPMAIEYCGPVPGAVPAGIWSAAELLLSRAMQDGRFGNLRVHLNHEVVGVERAAGEVTGVVTYDHLAGRDRTYRLADDGVVVLAAGTVGTAAVAQSSGLAEDIPLVGRGITDHPIHVVKFWMRQGGDWYSRFDSSKTVSRHLTDAADTDPAHPYSVTLDLGANLNQFRFVNALEFTGANLATVDGKMPGELVFMVEAPLVEQNAVTLTETRPVGGKPAALPTIRIHPSPRAHQVQDALDTITADVVSAFGGEVYEQLWAPLGGVSHEVGTMRMGRDTPGRERPGVVDEDLRVAGHRNLYVCDLSVFPNSPAANPTLTLAALAMRLAAHLSTGRLTAPGAC